The Procambarus clarkii isolate CNS0578487 unplaced genomic scaffold, FALCON_Pclarkii_2.0 HiC_scaffold_124, whole genome shotgun sequence genome window below encodes:
- the LOC138360846 gene encoding uncharacterized protein produces the protein MREEKNRLETFKDCNFSVNSHVLGKAGFYYTHKANLLECSMCHFQIDATNVNQDENRIIALHKKEKPECTFNQNVKRSISKKFDSYDSLRFEKERLNTYIDWPLEWLEPSDLARDGFYYLRTNDHVACVFCRGIVGSWERGDTPRGEHQRHFPHCQFIRNQPVGNFPLIFNEKFEGYSIPLRNSKNSSYRQGIDVCGLSPMTDNGVHQHTIAKRKDYLTLESRLASFNNWPERVTQKPTELSEAGFFYCGLSDHVQGERPPYETNPSITHINEDQHKLIKELDITKHLISMGFQEDHVMTTYHNQLKEKGLPFFDIGSFIEAVLQYMEDEVRKCLVNKLALAEVDVVPSPPMSDRNDQPMSDGTEVESTIVDELTLTEVDVVPSPPMSGDSNPQPLFGKITDQVATLPKSEGTIRHRVIECKICMENENLNTNVRDLELTIVQLTEKLGDQENEIENLKKENSTLQDNQMKLRIQYDNEKKQYETEYVIMLDEKDRQFQHISEDKDKQIKDLADEKEILTDLINSNNTSISRQQQEELNRKINTNLMSLKEYQLKLAACENDIRIQNIQFLECQQALQKCNYDKQSDQKEYNNLLVSQNNYVQECQQKLLDCENSKKIKRK, from the exons atgagagaagaaaaaaatcgtttggagacttttaaggactgtaacttcagtgtaaacagtcatgtaCTTGGAAAGGCGGGTTTCTATTATACTCATAAAGCAAATCTTTTAGAATGTTCAATGTGCCATTTTCAAATTGATGCCACGAACGTAAACCAAGATGAAAATAGAATCATTGCTTTACATAAGAAAGAGAAACCAGAATGCACATTTAATCAGAACGTGAAAAGATCTATTTCTAAGAAGTTTGATTCATATGACAGTTTACGGTTTGAAAAGGAACGTTTGAATACCTACATAGATTGGCCACTTGAATGGTTAGAACCATCTGATTTGGCTCGTGATGGCTTTTACTATCTGCGAACAAATGACCACGTTGCTTGTGTCTTTTGTCGAGGCATTGTTGGTTCCTGGGAAAGAGGAGACACTCCCAGAGGCGAACATCAGCGGCACTTTCCCCATTGTCAATTCATTCGAAACCAACCAGTGGGAAATTTTCCactgatatttaatgaaaaattcgAGGGTTATTCCATTCCACTGAGAAATAGTAAAAATTCGTCCTATAGACAAGGAATAGATGTCTGTGGTCTAAGTCCTATGACAGACAATGGAGTTCACCAACATACCATTGCCAAGCGAAAAGACTACTTAACACTTGAAAGTCGCCTAGCAAGCTTTAACAATTGGCCTGAACGTGTAACACAGAAACCAACTGAATTGTCAGAAGCTGGATTCTTCTATTGTGGTTTAAGTGATCAT gttCAAGGGGAAAGGCCACCTTATGAGACAAACCCTTCAATAACCCATATCAATGAAGATCAACACAAACTTATTAAGGAACTAGACATAACTAAGCACCTTATTTCAATGGGTTTCCAGGAAGATCATGTGATGACAACGTATCATAATCAACTCAAAGAGAAGGGGTTACCTTTCTTTGACATTGGGTCATTTATTGAAGCAGTCTTGCAGTACATGGAAGACGAAGTTAGAAAATGTCTAGTAAAtaaattggcattggctgaagttgatgttgtcccaagcccaccCATGTCTGATAGAAATGA ccaaccaatgtctgatggaactgaaGTTGAATCTACAATAGTTGATGAATTGACATtgactgaagttgatgttgtcccaagcccaccAATGTCTGGTGATTCTAACCCACAACCATTATTTGGTAAAATAACTGATCAAGTTGCCACTCTCCCAAAGTCAGAAGGTACAATTAGACACAGAGTGATTGAGTGTAAGATTTGTATGGAGAATGAGA ATTTAAATACAAATGTGAGAGATTTAGAACTTACTATTGTGCAGCTTACAGAGAAATTAGGAGACCAAGAAAATGAAATAGAGAATTTAAAGAAGGAAAATTCAACTCTTCAAGATAATCAAATGAAGCTTAGAATCCAATACGATAATGAAAAGAAACAGTATGAAACAGAATATGTAATTATGTTAGATGAGAAAGATAGACAATTTCAACATATCTCCgaagacaaagacaaacaaataaaagacttagctgatgaaaaagaaattctaactgatttaataaattcaaataatactagtataagtcgtcaacaacaagaagaattaaataggaaaataaatacaaatttaatgTCTCTTAAGGAATACCAACTAAAATTAGCTGCATGTGAAAACGATATAAGGATCCAGAATATACAATTTCTGGAATGCCAACAAGCCTTACAAAAATGCAACTATGATAAACAATCAGACCAAAaagaatataataatttattagtaTCCCAAAACAATTATGTTCAAGAATGCCAACAAAAACTACTAGATTGTGAAAATTCTAAAAAAATAAA AAGGAAATAA